TTCCTacaaatacaaaaaattataaacatatatatgtatatatatatatatatatatatatataatatcaaaatatataattttttttttttttttttttttcgaATTTCTTAAATTCTTACCACAAGTTAATCCTCTATTCATACATCTCTCTATCATTATCTCTTCATcacaatataaaaataaacataaatgAACATATGCATAATTTCCTATTATATTAATCCATCCATtaaaattatcaaaatttCTTGGAAATCCATcaattataaatttatattttgcTTCTTGTTcacatttattattttttaatatttccaagacatctttattttcatatatattatttacatattttaatttattattatattcttctaaatttatattttttaaatttgCATTTTCATCcaattttttaaaagaaaaactGTCTTTCTTCTTTTCTACTCCTGATTCACTTTGGtcatttaatttattcTGTTCTTGTTTTTTCCTTTTTGCTATTTCGCtttccatttttattttcatcaatTCTAGGGTTATATCCACAGGCACGATTTTACCTACACGCCaaatgtatacatatatatatatatatatatatatatttatttatttattatcacatatatgtttatttataaaaaaaaaacacaaTCATAAATTTATGCTTATTTTCCCTCTCTTTTTCATACCGTTATTTATACAATCCTCAACTATTTCCTGGTGTTTTGTGTTAacttcatttttttcacatttttttaagtaCTCCCTCAAACAATCGCctttaaaataaaatatatatatatatatatatatatatatatatatatataataaatttaaaatattatgaacaAGCAAGAAAACACCTGAACAagtaataattttaaaaaaaaaaaaaaaaaaaaaaaagctAACCTGCACTAATATGTGTAAAATCAAATTTTTCTTGAATTAATTTACATTGTGTTCCTTTTCCACTGCCTGGACCCCCTAGCATAAATATCTAgagaaataaaaataaaaatatatatataaataaaggGAAACATGaaagtataaatataaatgaaaaaattttaaatgaaataaaaatgaaacaaTAAAGTTATTTCgttcacatatatatatatatatttattaatatctttcttcatttttgtCTTATAAATAGTACCACAAAGGGTTGATCTTTATTcattataaatttattatttgaaaaaaattgtttttCCGAAATATTATAACTGTTTATAGAAAAGTTTGATGTAgatgtgtatatatttttcttaaatgtataaaattttcttgttattttattataatattgGTTTTCAATTTTAAAGTGTTCTTCCTTTTTATAAGAACCATTAGTTCTATTTAAGTAAAAAGGAAAATGCTTGctattttttaaaatgtgGAAATTTTCAACAAACAAATATGGATATTTTACTAtgaacataaaaaaatatattaaaaataacTTTTGGTAATTCATAAAGTTTTATCttatctatatttatattattaattattataaaaaaatgtgcCAAcggtaaaaaaaaaaataataataatataaaataataatatataaatattatatatatataa
This window of the Plasmodium gaboni strain SY75 chromosome 1, whole genome shotgun sequence genome carries:
- a CDS encoding putative UMP-CMP kinase, coding for MNYQKLFLIYFFMFIVKYPYLFVENFHILKNSKHFPFYLNRTNGSYKKEEHFKIENQYYNKITRKFYTFKKNIYTSTSNFSINSYNISEKQFFSNNKFIMNKDQPFVIFMLGGPGSGKGTQCKLIQEKFDFTHISAGDCLREYLKKCEKNEVNTKHQEIVEDCINNGKIVPVDITLELMKIKMESEIAKRKKQEQNKLNDQSESGVEKKKDSFSFKKLDENANLKNINLEEYNNKLKYVNNIYENKDVLEILKNNKCEQEAKYKFIIDGFPRNFDNFNGWINIIGNYAYVHLCLFLYCDEEIMIERCMNRGLTCGRVDDNMDTLKKRFDTHNNDCIPIINLFLKENKCIYINANKNIQDVWSDIQYVFTNM